Within the Apostichopus japonicus isolate 1M-3 chromosome 6, ASM3797524v1, whole genome shotgun sequence genome, the region GCTTACTAATTCACGATGATGATAGGAGCGGGGCCATTGGCGTGAAGACAATGAGGTCATGTTGACTATGGTGACGCTATGCTTCCAAAGAGCAGGCTTCTTTTGAATGATTTTTCTTTAAGAAACATTAAACAAGTTATATTTACATTGGCTCCGCTGTTTTGACTCATTGTTTATTTTGCCGTTGTTACGTCCGTTCAATAATTACCTGTCAATATGCAACACTCTTCAAGAAATTGGATGTAACTTTTATGTCAGTAATATGAGAACTGAATGAAAACTGGTTGGCAAAGTTGGCCATGCAGtaacttttatttcttcttcattttatttAGAGAACTTTCTAACaggaaaacagaacaaaaactAGACAAATATGACCCTCTCTCTAATCCTTTGTACTGCCTTGCTTCTTGGAAGGGTTCATGCACAGTGTCCGACAGCGTGCTTCTGCACTAGTGACGTCATAGACTGTAGTAACCTCAATCTTAACGAACTGCCTGTTGGCACCACACCATCGAGTTTCGACAGACTCTCACGACTTGATTATTCAAATAATGGGATTAGTGTCTTGGATATAGATCGATTATTCCAATTTATTAGGGGATTAGAGGTTGATGTGATCGATTTCAGCTCTAATCGTATCAGTGACGTCATTGGTACTTTTGATGCAAACGATGGGAAAGACTACCTTGTACTGAATTTATCCAGAAATGTTCTACAGACATTCCCGTCGAGCATAATCCCTTTGAATCACATCAGAGGGATGATAACTATCGATATCTCGCACAACCAGTTAACCGAACTGACCAGAAATATGTTTGCTGGTGGTAATGACGTGATTCTACCGAGATTTCAGTTCTTCGCTACAAATAACCTGATAAGTCGTGTTGATCCAGAAACATTTCAAGGAGTCAGCATACTTGATGCTATAGTTGACCTACGATCTAACTTAATCCGAACCCTGACTGAAGATTTTCAGTCACCAAGGAGTGTAAGGCAGTTACGATTCTCCGATAATCCTTGGCATTGTGACTGCAATCTTCGTTGGATTATAACCCCAGCTAACCGACTGGTTAATCACACAATGGATGATCCCCCGGCATGCCGAACCCCGGCTGCGGTACAAGGACGTCGAATCTTTGAACTACGGCCAGATGACTTTGCATGCCTTCCTTTCCAAGATGGACCGTTACGACAAAATTACCTAAACATGGATTCTTTTCTAGTACGGTGTCCTGTAAACGCAGATCCACCGCGGTTTCAGGTTGATTGGCAGGTTTGGATACCGTCGCCATTCGGGTTGGATCCTATCCAACTCTTCTTCACGTCAGAGACGGTAGGACTAAGGGACCTGGTAGCCAACCCCAGAGCAGCCTTCAAATGCACAGCAAGAAATAATGCTGGGAGTTTGACTCTTTCTCTTGACATCCAGTTTAACGGTGAACCCGGTTTACCGGTTCCGGAGTGCCCAGCTGTTATCGCTCCAGATCAGTGTTAATTCCGCCGCATATAAAGCCCTTCACTTCACATGAGGACCTTCCTGATCCACAAATGTGCTACTCAGAGGAAAGTATACCCAACTTCATAACCTCCGGGAGTCCCATCTCCCTCTCTCACCCATGTCCTTGAAACATCCAGTGTTCACCTAGAACGGCtgcattttctttttcagttgATGAACAAAATACAAACTCAAATATAGAAAGCCGTTTAAGGATGTATTAAGACTTTCTAGTGATACAATTTGGATCACATTAAACCTTGTTTGTTTTGCTACTTTTCTGAACATCATTTATGAACAGTATGTTAGTGGTAAAACACATGAATGTATCAGCTCCCAGGAATTCTCTATGGTTAATTCCCATTCTGTGTAGGCATCCAGCAACGATGGAACAGAGTGAAGAGGTAGaatacatatttaatgatatgaaATACCGTACACATtatttatcaaaacaaaaatacggccaaaaaagaaaaaaaaaagaaatgttttcattattttgtaagcATATACCCAGGCATATATTTAACTTGTATATCAAATTAGTTAAGCTAGCAGACTGGATTGATAAAATAAGAAGTTCATTGCTTTGAtatgtacggtggcttaataaggacataggtaaacaaaaataagtgtccccaaatctctaaattttgactttttatctcaaattgttttctttactaTGTATGTctttattaagccaccgtagatATGACATAACATTCTATTATTAACATATGACGTGTTCATCGAAGAttaatacaaacttttcatggagCCTGAAGGCaactatatacatttatttcatatataacAGTGTATATATAACAGTGTACAGTTTGGTATGTTTACGATGTAGAGGGTGGTGTTGTTGGGACAAGACCCTCTAGAACAGGGAAGGTAAAATCTGTCCCATTTTGTTGTTCGTTTGGTCATTTTAGCTTAAGTCGCCAGCTATTCATTCAAACATGGGTGACATTAAATTCAAGTTCCAGTATGATCAAGTTTATTACATTGTCCTGGAAGAGGCCTGAACAAACTCCTGAACTACCAGTAACCcactcacccctcccccacccacgtGTAGTCACTGGTGTATTTAATTGCTATTTctgagaaaaattgaaatgttattatCGATAGTTTGGTTTACAAGATCTTAATTTTGTTGATATCTTATAATTggagaaagaattaaaaaaacacaCCTGACATTTGTGTTGTCTTTTCGCACGTagattctttattttattttgttttaaatcagGTCATACAGTAGCGTGAAATCTTGCAGTTTTAATTTGCATCAAAGTATAGCATGATAACTCAGACTTGAATATTTCTTATACTCACGATATGTTGTCAAGTAACACAGAGGTGTGTGAAAAGCGataatagagagagaaaaaaaaaacattattagaAAAACTTACGTTGAGACAAAGATTTTACAGTGTTAGACCGACAGATGAAAGTGAAAAATTTAAGTGTTCTTAATTTCTTAGTATTTGTTCCTTAAAACAACAATGTAGAGTATTGAATTAAAGATGGCAATGCATTGACAGAAGATAAAGCAAACACTACAATACATCTCATATTGAGTAAAAATTACGGACAAATTGAGAGGTACAGAAGCAAACCAAGCATCATATATGTTCAAGATAGGGATCATCCTTTTGATGAATAAATCACCCCATGCCCCTACCAAAGGAAAAATCAGTCAGCAGTCCtctaaagatatatatatatagcgttgTAAAACTCTACGCTACCCCACCAAGTCCCCCTTGTCCTGGCCCTCTAAAATACCTCAAACTAAAGAGACTTGTCTATAACTGCAAAACTGCAAGTATCTGACTAGAGCAAGTTTGTCAAACTTTGTCCCACAGAGGTACTAGAATAACACAGAGGTACTAGAATAACTTGTATCAATGATATGAGTCGAATCAGGAATTGATTGGAGAAAAAATTTTGATCAACCTTAAGATTTAATGATTTGTTAAAACTCTCTGAGGAAATCTTCCATTTATGTCCAGCATGCTACCTGTATAGTTGTGAAACTCCTCAGGACAAGAATCGTGTTCAAAAATAGTTGGCAGAGAGCCCAGTCACATAACCAAGTTGCCTGCTCAAAAACTGGAAAACACTGAACCCTGGGCACTTATTAGACAATAAAACAGGAAAAAACAAACCGTTTACTCTCCAAATCAGAGATTAAGGTCTGTAAAATAGCCTGGGAATATTTAGGTGAACTTTAGATTTTGAGTACTGAAGACAAGCAAATACACTTTGCTGTGTACACTCCTGTTTACATACAAGAAACACACAATGCAATGTAGGCATTGaacatataataaataattgtaTTTACTTGTTAAAATTAAATCTTTTCAATATCATAGGGAAATTACACAACACTATGTcaacttttgaaaatttgtgacaatgaaagaacaaaattaagcaaaaaacaaacatgCTAAGGCAAAGATCAAAACAAGTTTACATATATTAATTTGTCTGACAAgagaattaaataaaaaacttcaaaagtttGTTCTTTAAATTCTTATCACCAAAGACTTATACAGTACAACACTTATTTAAAGTCATAATTTGAAGCCAAACTTGGATACTTAACAAACCTGTTTTTCTTCTAAATATATTGGACATTACAATTTGTGGCTATACAAACTTTATATAAAAGgtctggaatgttcctttaagtCAGAAGTGGATGATGATATCAGTTCCTCAGTTTCTGTTTATTAGTCACGTGATCTGTTACCCCTGACAACAGTTACCCCTGACAACAGTTACCTCTGACAACTGACCAGCAAAGCCAACATACCGGCCATAATAGAAATTAAAGATTGTATAGGCAGGTATGTTACTTGCAAATATAACAGGACATGTTTCTCATGTATGTTATTTGCAAATATATCAGGACATGTTCATCATGTATCTCACTTGCAAATATAACAGGACATGTTTATCATGTATGAGTTAAGGCTTAAGCATGGGTTAAGGCTTAGCTTAAGGGTTAAGCATGAGTTAAGGCTTAAGCACAAGGCTTAAGCGTGAGTACCAGTTCACATCTTGCAACAGTATCTCTAATGGATTTTCAATATGAGTACAAAAGTACAAAC harbors:
- the LOC139968652 gene encoding leucine-rich repeat and fibronectin type-III domain-containing protein 4-like, which codes for MTLSLILCTALLLGRVHAQCPTACFCTSDVIDCSNLNLNELPVGTTPSSFDRLSRLDYSNNGISVLDIDRLFQFIRGLEVDVIDFSSNRISDVIGTFDANDGKDYLVLNLSRNVLQTFPSSIIPLNHIRGMITIDISHNQLTELTRNMFAGGNDVILPRFQFFATNNLISRVDPETFQGVSILDAIVDLRSNLIRTLTEDFQSPRSVRQLRFSDNPWHCDCNLRWIITPANRLVNHTMDDPPACRTPAAVQGRRIFELRPDDFACLPFQDGPLRQNYLNMDSFLVRCPVNADPPRFQVDWQVWIPSPFGLDPIQLFFTSETVGLRDLVANPRAAFKCTARNNAGSLTLSLDIQFNGEPGLPVPECPAVIAPDQC